One window of the Lipingzhangella halophila genome contains the following:
- a CDS encoding transcriptional regulator, with amino-acid sequence MLMGPGSTGPLNARLIAAAYRDEQEATDKVLRLGSAIDAYLFASPVPYEFARKAGVLTMPATYVPLGGASLHEALLRATLDERFEPTRASLDVLGRSDVVEAYSEVDLPVDGIHVHEELTSTSQLTSFHEGLWRRKVTKMAITCVRGVAERLEAIGVPTMRLRPTNAGVRSALQTAGLLGAHHRLEEAQLGVVIVDVPTLRDSTRRSTPRYWRDELRLALQRLLLQEAHRINATAHPVDDHTFMVTATRGSLVSATEGFRQPPFVERIKAELGIAIEVGIGMGRTTQDAETHARAALSRAQATRQSFAVDREGRSLVPAQRAPQRQQTPEPLRTKGRETLLRLSEKIAEEEGPLVVDAENAGRMLGVTPRTARRLLRTLVEEGLAWPLPPNRTLQPGRPRQLYRLIVEKIDKDKASR; translated from the coding sequence ATGCTCATGGGCCCCGGGTCGACAGGTCCCCTCAACGCCAGACTCATCGCCGCCGCCTATCGAGACGAGCAAGAGGCGACCGACAAGGTACTGCGCCTGGGATCCGCGATAGACGCTTATCTGTTCGCGAGTCCCGTCCCCTACGAGTTCGCACGCAAGGCCGGGGTGCTGACCATGCCCGCCACATACGTGCCGCTCGGCGGGGCCAGCCTCCACGAGGCCCTCCTGCGGGCCACGCTGGACGAGAGATTCGAGCCCACCCGGGCCAGTCTCGACGTCCTCGGGCGGTCTGATGTCGTCGAGGCCTACTCCGAGGTGGACCTCCCGGTCGACGGGATCCACGTCCACGAGGAGCTGACCAGCACCTCCCAGTTAACTTCGTTCCACGAAGGGCTGTGGCGGCGCAAGGTCACCAAGATGGCCATCACCTGCGTGCGGGGCGTTGCCGAACGGCTGGAGGCCATCGGGGTGCCGACAATGCGGCTGCGCCCGACCAACGCGGGGGTGCGCAGCGCCCTGCAGACGGCCGGGCTGCTCGGTGCGCACCACCGGCTGGAGGAGGCCCAACTCGGGGTGGTGATCGTGGACGTGCCCACCCTGCGCGACTCCACCCGCCGTTCGACCCCCCGCTACTGGCGGGACGAGCTGCGGCTGGCGCTGCAGCGCCTCCTGCTGCAGGAGGCGCACCGGATCAACGCGACCGCGCACCCCGTCGACGACCACACGTTCATGGTCACCGCCACCCGGGGGTCCCTCGTGTCGGCGACCGAGGGGTTCCGGCAGCCCCCGTTCGTCGAGCGGATCAAGGCCGAGCTCGGTATCGCCATCGAGGTCGGTATCGGCATGGGGCGTACCACCCAGGACGCCGAGACCCACGCACGTGCCGCGCTGAGCCGGGCGCAAGCCACGCGGCAGAGCTTCGCGGTGGATCGGGAGGGGCGCTCCCTGGTGCCCGCGCAGCGCGCGCCACAGCGCCAGCAGACGCCGGAACCGCTGCGGACCAAGGGCCGCGAGACCCTCTTGCGGCTGTCGGAGAAGATCGCCGAGGAGGAGGGCCCTCTGGTGGTCGACGCCGAGAACGCCGGGCGGATGCTCGGCGTCACGCCGCGCACGGCCCGGCGGTTGCTGCGCACCCTGGTCGAGGAGGGCCTGGCCTGGCCGCTGCCGCCGAATCGGACCCTCCAGCCGGGCCGGCCGCGCCAGCTTTACCGGCTGATCGTGGAGAAGATCGACAAGGACAAGGCCAGCCGCTGA
- the hisC gene encoding histidinol-phosphate transaminase, whose amino-acid sequence MTVSASSSAYFRDVLETIPGYQPGRKIEGPGGRSVKLSSNESPYGPLPSVLDAVSAAATQLNRYPDTWAAELTAALAERFEVPEDHLALGAGSVGVLQQLLAATAEPGVQVAYAWRSFEAYPLLADLSGAASVRVPLRAETHDLDALAESITDQTRMVLVCNPNNPTGTAVREEALTAFLDRVPEHVLVVLDEAYREYVRDPQVPDGRTLYPDRPNVAVLRTFSKAYGLAALRVGFLIGHPHVATAVRKTMVPFAVNHVAQAAALASLAAEEELLERVAHTVKERQRVREALLADNWNVPPTEANFVWLRLGPHTLDFAAACEAAGVAVRPFADEGVRISIGTPEENDAMLAVAHSYPRRNRD is encoded by the coding sequence ATGACGGTGTCGGCGTCGAGTTCTGCATATTTTCGGGACGTCCTCGAAACGATTCCCGGCTACCAGCCGGGCCGCAAGATCGAAGGGCCTGGCGGCCGGTCGGTCAAGCTCTCCTCCAACGAGAGTCCCTACGGCCCACTGCCATCGGTCCTCGACGCCGTCTCCGCGGCCGCGACGCAGCTCAACCGCTACCCCGACACCTGGGCCGCCGAGCTGACCGCGGCCCTGGCCGAGCGCTTCGAGGTTCCGGAGGACCACCTGGCTCTTGGGGCCGGTTCGGTCGGGGTGCTGCAGCAACTGCTCGCAGCCACCGCCGAGCCGGGCGTGCAGGTCGCCTACGCGTGGCGGTCCTTCGAGGCGTACCCGCTGCTCGCCGACCTCTCCGGAGCCGCGTCGGTGCGGGTGCCACTGCGCGCGGAGACCCACGACCTGGACGCCCTGGCCGAGTCGATCACCGACCAGACCCGCATGGTGCTCGTGTGCAACCCGAACAACCCCACCGGCACCGCTGTGCGTGAGGAGGCCCTGACCGCCTTCCTCGACCGCGTGCCCGAGCACGTCCTGGTGGTCCTGGACGAGGCGTACCGCGAGTACGTCCGCGACCCGCAGGTGCCCGACGGCCGCACGCTGTACCCCGACCGCCCGAACGTCGCGGTGCTCCGGACGTTCTCGAAGGCCTACGGCCTGGCGGCGCTGCGTGTCGGTTTCCTCATCGGGCACCCGCACGTCGCCACCGCGGTGCGCAAGACCATGGTGCCGTTCGCCGTGAACCACGTGGCGCAGGCCGCCGCGTTGGCGTCGCTGGCCGCCGAGGAGGAGCTACTGGAACGCGTGGCGCACACGGTGAAGGAGCGCCAACGGGTGCGCGAGGCCCTGCTCGCCGACAACTGGAACGTCCCACCCACCGAGGCCAACTTCGTGTGGCTGCGGCTCGGCCCGCACACCCTGGACTTCGCCGCCGCCTGCGAGGCCGCCGGTGTCGCGGTGCGCCCTTTCGCCGACGAGGGTGTACGGATCAGCATCGGAACGCCCGAGGAGAACGACGCCATGCTGGCCGTCGCGCACTCCTACCCCCGGCGCAACCGCGACTGA